A stretch of the Corynebacterium maris DSM 45190 genome encodes the following:
- a CDS encoding DMT family transporter produces the protein MSTESTGRSSRALWLLVAAIAVEIVATLSLKAALTDPWFYAVVAVGYLAAFALLDQVLRAGMKIGVAYGLWAALGVAGTAVLSHFFFAEPLNAQMITGIGVIIAGVLCIELGGRTR, from the coding sequence ATGAGCACCGAGTCCACTGGCAGGAGTAGCCGCGCCCTCTGGCTGCTCGTCGCCGCCATCGCCGTCGAAATCGTCGCCACGTTAAGCCTCAAAGCCGCGCTGACCGACCCCTGGTTCTACGCGGTCGTGGCCGTCGGCTACCTGGCGGCCTTCGCCCTGCTGGATCAGGTGTTGCGCGCCGGGATGAAGATCGGCGTGGCCTACGGGCTGTGGGCGGCACTCGGGGTGGCCGGCACGGCGGTGCTCTCGCACTTCTTCTTCGCCGAACCCTTGAACGCGCAGATGATTACGGGCATCGGCGTGATCATCGCCGGGGTGCTGTGCATCGAGCTGGGAGGCAGGACGCGATGA
- a CDS encoding serine/threonine dehydratase: MTLLEHHDVEQAARRITGRVRPVTITPAQPTTTADGTPYELFFALEFMQHTGSFKARGAQSFLQAHLESGSLPDAGVTIASGGNAGLACAWAAGEQNVPATVFLPETAPAVKVDRLRGYGARVELVGQEYAEAAAACDRFAAESGALVSHAYDHPLIAAGAGTVLPEILTRVPDLDTVVVSVGGGGLFSGVTAAATRHGVRVVAVEPEHCRALHAGLAAGQPVDVAVDSVAADSLGARRASAMAVAAARSEHVDAVLVADADIIRARRELWEEHRLAVEYAAGAALAGVRAASAYVPSPGEKVAVILCGANTDVADLAAGRP; this comes from the coding sequence ATGACACTCCTGGAGCACCACGACGTCGAGCAGGCCGCCCGCCGTATCACCGGACGGGTTCGGCCGGTGACGATCACGCCCGCGCAGCCGACAACCACGGCCGACGGCACCCCTTATGAGCTGTTCTTTGCGTTGGAGTTCATGCAGCATACGGGCTCTTTCAAGGCCCGGGGCGCGCAGAGCTTCCTGCAGGCGCACCTGGAGTCCGGATCGCTGCCCGACGCCGGAGTGACCATCGCCTCCGGCGGCAACGCCGGCCTGGCGTGCGCGTGGGCCGCCGGTGAACAGAACGTCCCGGCCACGGTCTTTCTCCCGGAGACCGCCCCAGCGGTCAAGGTCGACCGGTTGCGCGGCTACGGCGCACGGGTGGAACTGGTCGGCCAAGAATACGCCGAGGCGGCCGCCGCGTGCGACCGCTTCGCCGCCGAGAGCGGGGCGCTGGTCTCCCACGCCTACGACCACCCGTTGATCGCGGCCGGGGCCGGCACCGTGCTGCCGGAGATCCTCACCCGGGTCCCGGACCTGGACACGGTGGTCGTCTCCGTGGGCGGCGGCGGGTTATTCAGCGGAGTCACCGCGGCCGCTACCCGGCACGGCGTGCGCGTCGTCGCCGTCGAACCGGAACATTGTCGCGCCCTGCACGCGGGGTTGGCGGCGGGGCAACCGGTGGACGTGGCGGTCGACTCGGTGGCGGCGGATTCACTCGGCGCCCGGCGCGCCTCCGCGATGGCCGTGGCCGCCGCACGCTCCGAGCACGTCGATGCGGTGTTGGTGGCCGACGCCGACATCATCCGGGCCCGACGAGAACTCTGGGAGGAGCACCGGCTGGCGGTGGAGTACGCCGCCGGCGCCGCCCTGGCCGGGGTTCGCGCAGCGTCCGCCTATGTTCCCTCCCCCGGCGAGAAGGTGGCCGTCATCCTGTGCGGCGCCAACACGGACGTCGCCGATCTGGCGGCGGGACGCCCCTGA
- a CDS encoding MGMT family protein: MLQLPDRAEAVLALVDTLVPGEVTTYGDLAAEVGGGARNVGAIMRRYGHLSAWWRVVRADGSSHDPAASVPRWDEDGLAHDGTRVALHEHRVHWQE; the protein is encoded by the coding sequence GTGCTGCAGCTGCCGGATCGGGCGGAGGCGGTGCTCGCGCTCGTCGATACGCTCGTCCCCGGCGAGGTGACCACCTACGGCGATCTGGCCGCCGAAGTCGGCGGCGGGGCGCGCAACGTCGGTGCGATCATGCGCCGCTACGGACACCTGAGCGCCTGGTGGCGGGTCGTGCGCGCCGACGGCTCCAGCCACGACCCCGCGGCGTCCGTGCCGCGGTGGGACGAGGACGGATTGGCCCACGACGGCACTAGAGTGGCACTCCATGAGCACCGAGTCCACTGGCAGGAGTAG
- a CDS encoding YciI family protein: MAHYLLSVYLAPGDHAAGGDHSPQEADRKVAAFEQSLVDAGQLVYSGELDAPETAVYTSAGGQLGDGPLHPAADQVDGFWIVEAATRTQAQALAVRAADACGKSVALRPVRAH, translated from the coding sequence ATGGCCCATTACCTGCTGTCGGTCTACCTCGCCCCGGGGGACCATGCCGCAGGCGGGGACCATTCCCCGCAGGAGGCGGACCGGAAGGTGGCGGCCTTCGAGCAGTCGCTGGTCGACGCCGGACAGCTCGTCTACTCCGGTGAGCTCGACGCCCCGGAGACGGCGGTTTACACCAGCGCCGGCGGCCAGCTCGGTGACGGCCCCCTGCACCCCGCGGCCGATCAGGTGGACGGCTTCTGGATCGTCGAGGCGGCCACCCGCACCCAGGCCCAGGCACTGGCGGTGCGCGCCGCCGACGCCTGCGGAAAGTCCGTGGCCTTGCGTCCGGTGCGCGCGCACTGA
- a CDS encoding DUF885 domain-containing protein, whose product MSQEPLVSDENMSQSRTPSLLDATCEGYVYDLAALSPTDATSWGIAGYDGQLQDFSPDYWESIAERTREMIADVDALNDGTDDSDDDDDFDDVDHVTAAVLRDRLRIEADLHHRGEYLRLLNNIESPVQIIRDSFALMPTDTAEQLDNIRSRMSQVPAALAGYRESLAEAAGHGMVAAHRQVEAVISQCEELSDSGSVLDGVGLDADVAEVERAKDAFAEMADWLSTEIAPQAPYEDSVGRERYELFSHHFVGDVVDLDEAYEWGLHELRTVIQEQKRVVADLYGPEVSVRAAYRKLNQDERYTLKGTDALVEWMQGVADQTIADLHGTEFHIPEPVRTLEARIDPAGSGSIFYTPPSDDFSRPGRMWWSVPAGQENFHTWQELTTVFHEGVPGHHLQLGQAIAERDNLNLWRRLACWNSGHGEGWALYAETLMKELGYHEDPGTYLGYLDSQRLRLARVVLDIGVHLCKKTPEGTGVWDGSYAKSFLRENTAMDDVNLHFELERYLGWPGQAPSYALGQRLWLQAREEALAQGQTAREFHANALRLGSVPMSVLRDEVLD is encoded by the coding sequence ATGAGTCAAGAGCCTCTCGTGTCTGACGAGAATATGTCTCAATCACGCACCCCGTCCCTTTTGGACGCCACGTGCGAGGGTTACGTCTACGATCTTGCCGCGCTCTCGCCGACGGACGCCACCAGCTGGGGCATCGCAGGCTACGACGGGCAACTGCAGGATTTCTCCCCGGACTATTGGGAGTCCATCGCCGAACGCACCCGCGAGATGATCGCGGACGTCGACGCGCTCAACGACGGCACCGATGATTCCGATGACGACGACGACTTCGACGACGTCGACCACGTCACCGCCGCCGTGTTGCGCGACCGTCTGCGCATCGAGGCCGACCTGCATCACCGGGGCGAGTACCTGCGGCTGTTGAACAACATCGAGTCCCCGGTCCAGATCATCCGCGATTCTTTCGCGCTGATGCCCACGGACACCGCGGAGCAGCTGGACAACATCCGTTCGCGGATGTCCCAGGTGCCGGCCGCGCTGGCCGGTTACCGGGAGTCGCTGGCCGAGGCCGCCGGCCACGGGATGGTCGCCGCGCACCGGCAGGTGGAGGCGGTCATCTCCCAGTGCGAGGAGCTGTCGGACTCCGGTTCGGTGCTGGACGGCGTCGGGCTGGATGCGGACGTCGCTGAAGTCGAACGCGCCAAGGACGCCTTCGCCGAGATGGCGGACTGGCTGTCCACGGAGATCGCGCCCCAGGCCCCGTACGAGGACTCCGTCGGCCGCGAGCGCTACGAACTGTTCAGCCACCACTTCGTCGGCGACGTCGTCGACTTGGACGAGGCCTATGAATGGGGACTGCACGAGCTGCGCACCGTCATCCAGGAGCAGAAGCGGGTCGTCGCCGATCTCTACGGCCCGGAGGTCTCCGTGCGGGCGGCCTACCGCAAGCTCAACCAGGACGAGCGCTACACCCTGAAGGGCACGGACGCGCTGGTGGAGTGGATGCAGGGCGTCGCGGATCAGACCATCGCGGACCTGCACGGCACGGAGTTCCACATCCCGGAGCCGGTGCGCACCCTCGAGGCACGCATCGACCCGGCCGGGTCGGGCTCGATCTTCTACACCCCGCCCTCGGATGACTTCTCGCGCCCGGGCCGCATGTGGTGGTCCGTGCCCGCCGGCCAGGAGAATTTCCACACCTGGCAGGAGTTGACCACCGTCTTCCACGAAGGCGTGCCGGGGCACCACCTGCAGCTGGGGCAGGCGATCGCCGAGCGTGACAACCTCAACCTGTGGCGCCGGCTGGCCTGCTGGAACTCCGGCCACGGCGAAGGTTGGGCGCTGTATGCGGAGACCCTGATGAAGGAGCTCGGCTACCACGAGGACCCGGGCACGTACCTGGGCTATCTGGATTCGCAGCGCCTGCGGCTGGCGCGCGTGGTCCTCGACATCGGCGTGCACCTGTGCAAGAAGACCCCGGAGGGCACCGGGGTGTGGGACGGCTCGTACGCGAAGTCCTTCCTGCGGGAGAACACCGCCATGGACGACGTGAACCTGCACTTCGAGCTCGAGCGCTACCTCGGGTGGCCGGGGCAGGCCCCGTCGTACGCGTTGGGCCAGCGGCTGTGGCTGCAGGCCCGCGAGGAGGCGCTGGCGCAGGGGCAGACGGCGCGGGAATTCCACGCCAACGCGTTGCGCCTGGGCAGCGTGCCGATGTCGGTGTTGCGCGACGAGGTGCTCGACTGA
- a CDS encoding type II toxin-antitoxin system Phd/YefM family antitoxin → MKTITITEASRTGVSGLVSAAEAGERIVLSRHGRVVAQLVSAEEMEQLRRERELLRDTALVMARFATDSGARTELDEAMEAFGLDRAELEAELAADSSAV, encoded by the coding sequence ATGAAAACGATCACGATTACTGAAGCATCCCGCACGGGGGTTTCCGGGCTGGTCTCCGCCGCGGAGGCCGGTGAGCGGATCGTCTTGTCGCGGCACGGGCGGGTGGTTGCGCAGCTCGTCTCGGCGGAAGAGATGGAGCAGCTACGCAGGGAGCGGGAGCTGCTACGCGATACTGCGCTGGTGATGGCGAGATTTGCCACTGATTCCGGTGCCCGGACGGAGCTGGATGAGGCCATGGAAGCGTTCGGGCTGGATCGGGCGGAGCTCGAGGCTGAGCTTGCCGCTGACAGCTCGGCCGTTTAG
- the hrpB gene encoding ATP-dependent helicase HrpB: MFNLHEIGAGLPVAETIDQLPALIEQTGSLVVEAPPGTGKTTLIPPALHNHTGGKVLVTAPRRVAVRAAARRLRHLSGAPELVGHTIRGEHRAGSAVEFVTPGVLLRRLLTDPELTGVSAVAVDEVHERQLDTDLVLGMLIELGQLRDDLRIVAMSATLDARRYSDLLGGAEILSTPAVTHPLEHEYSPHEGRLSGSREFYAHLGALARRAVDKRGESALVFVPGVREVDQVVAATGGLPLHGRLDAKDQDAALSPSDEPRIVVSTAVAESSLTVPGVRIVVDSGLSRVPRRDAARAMTGLVTVSEAKSTADQRAGRAGREGPGLVIRAYSESDYRHLSTHITPEIATSDLTDAALTMACWGTPRGEDLPLLDTPPSAAIADAEATLYEIGAVDDDGHATDHGRRLATLPVDPRLGTALLRHGRRAAPIVAVLADSPRGDVSRARPDQRQVKRLEKMTVDKGPCTPGEIVAAAFPSQVARQEKPGEYLLASGTRARLPEDLGLTGSEWLAVAEVSRTGQRATIRAGARLSEEQALSAVGVTDTLEASLVAGKIRGRKVRRAGAIELSSTPVKVPREQAAEALRATVTPEMFTYSDKARSLKERLDFLHARLGAPWPDTAAADLTPELRLLAQGTPIGKIDMYPAMQRLLPWPEAAKMDELAPQRLSVPSGSNPRISYAEGRPVTRVKLQECFGLATSPECAGVRVQFHLLSPAGRPLAVTDDLASFWSGPYQDVRKEMRGRYPKHPWPEDPWTAQATARTKRRS, from the coding sequence ATGTTTAACCTCCACGAGATCGGCGCGGGCCTGCCCGTCGCCGAGACCATCGATCAGCTGCCCGCACTCATCGAACAGACCGGCTCGCTGGTCGTCGAAGCCCCGCCCGGCACCGGCAAAACCACCCTCATCCCACCCGCCCTGCACAACCACACCGGCGGAAAAGTACTGGTCACCGCCCCGCGCCGGGTCGCGGTGCGCGCCGCCGCCCGCCGCCTGCGGCACCTGAGCGGCGCCCCGGAGCTGGTCGGGCACACCATCCGCGGCGAACACCGCGCCGGCAGCGCCGTCGAATTCGTCACCCCGGGCGTGCTGCTGCGCCGCCTGCTCACCGACCCGGAACTGACGGGCGTCTCGGCCGTCGCCGTCGACGAAGTCCACGAACGCCAACTCGACACCGACCTGGTGCTCGGCATGCTCATCGAACTCGGCCAACTACGCGACGACCTGCGCATCGTCGCCATGTCCGCCACCCTCGACGCGCGCCGCTACAGCGACCTGCTCGGCGGGGCGGAGATCTTGTCGACGCCCGCCGTCACCCACCCCCTGGAACACGAGTACTCCCCGCACGAGGGCCGCCTGTCCGGCAGCCGGGAGTTCTACGCCCACCTCGGCGCGCTGGCGCGCCGGGCCGTCGACAAGCGGGGTGAATCCGCCCTGGTCTTCGTGCCCGGCGTACGCGAAGTCGACCAGGTCGTGGCCGCCACCGGCGGGCTGCCGCTGCACGGGCGCCTCGACGCGAAAGACCAAGACGCCGCACTCAGTCCCAGCGATGAGCCGCGCATCGTGGTCTCCACCGCCGTCGCCGAATCCTCGCTGACCGTGCCCGGGGTACGCATCGTCGTCGACTCCGGCTTATCGCGCGTGCCGCGCCGCGACGCCGCGCGCGCCATGACCGGCCTGGTCACCGTCTCGGAAGCGAAATCCACCGCCGACCAACGCGCCGGCCGCGCCGGACGCGAAGGCCCCGGGCTGGTCATCCGCGCCTACAGCGAATCCGACTACCGCCACTTGAGCACGCACATCACCCCGGAGATCGCCACCAGCGACCTCACCGACGCCGCCCTGACCATGGCGTGCTGGGGCACCCCGCGCGGGGAAGACCTCCCGCTGCTGGATACACCCCCTTCCGCCGCCATCGCCGACGCCGAGGCCACCTTGTACGAGATCGGCGCCGTCGACGACGACGGGCACGCCACCGACCACGGCCGACGCCTGGCGACACTGCCCGTCGACCCGCGCCTGGGCACCGCCCTGCTGCGCCACGGCCGGCGCGCCGCCCCCATCGTCGCCGTGCTCGCCGACAGCCCGCGCGGGGACGTCAGCCGCGCGCGCCCCGACCAGCGCCAGGTGAAACGCCTGGAAAAGATGACCGTGGACAAGGGCCCGTGCACCCCCGGCGAGATCGTCGCCGCGGCCTTCCCGTCGCAGGTCGCACGCCAAGAAAAACCCGGCGAATACCTGCTCGCCTCCGGCACCCGCGCCCGCCTGCCCGAAGACTTAGGCCTGACCGGTTCCGAATGGCTCGCCGTCGCCGAAGTCTCGCGCACCGGCCAGCGCGCCACCATCCGCGCCGGGGCACGCCTCAGCGAAGAACAAGCCCTGTCCGCCGTCGGCGTCACCGACACCCTGGAAGCCAGCCTGGTCGCCGGCAAGATCCGCGGGCGCAAGGTGCGCCGCGCCGGGGCCATCGAGTTGTCCTCCACGCCGGTGAAGGTGCCGCGGGAGCAAGCCGCCGAGGCCCTGCGCGCGACGGTCACCCCGGAGATGTTCACCTACTCGGACAAGGCCCGGTCGCTGAAGGAGCGGCTGGATTTCCTGCACGCCCGCCTCGGCGCGCCCTGGCCGGACACGGCCGCCGCCGACCTGACCCCGGAGCTGCGCCTGTTGGCCCAGGGCACGCCGATCGGCAAGATCGACATGTACCCGGCCATGCAGCGGCTGCTGCCCTGGCCGGAGGCGGCGAAGATGGACGAGCTGGCCCCGCAGCGGCTCAGCGTGCCCAGCGGCTCGAACCCCCGGATCTCCTATGCGGAGGGCCGGCCCGTGACGCGGGTGAAATTACAGGAATGCTTCGGCCTGGCCACCTCCCCGGAGTGCGCGGGCGTGCGCGTGCAATTCCACCTGCTCTCCCCCGCCGGCCGACCGCTGGCGGTCACCGATGACCTGGCGAGCTTCTGGTCCGGCCCCTACCAGGACGTGCGCAAGGAGATGCGCGGGCGCTACCCCAAGCACCCGTGGCCGGAAGATCCGTGGACCGCGCAGGCCACCGCACGGACCAAGCGGCGCAGCTGA
- a CDS encoding DMT family transporter, translating to MSWFFLSLAIVFEVVGTMSLRMASSGRPRYYALVAGGYVLSYAMLSVALVFGMPLGVAYGIWSAIGVAATAILGRVLFNERFTWVMGLGVVLVMAGVLLVETGAY from the coding sequence ATGAGCTGGTTCTTCCTTTCGTTGGCGATCGTCTTCGAAGTCGTGGGCACCATGAGCCTGCGCATGGCGTCTTCCGGCCGGCCCCGCTACTACGCTCTGGTGGCGGGCGGGTACGTCCTGTCGTACGCGATGTTGTCGGTGGCCTTGGTCTTCGGCATGCCGCTGGGGGTGGCCTATGGCATCTGGTCCGCGATCGGCGTGGCGGCCACCGCGATCCTCGGAAGAGTGCTGTTCAACGAGCGTTTCACGTGGGTCATGGGCCTGGGCGTGGTGCTCGTCATGGCCGGCGTGCTGCTGGTGGAGACCGGCGCGTACTAG
- a CDS encoding sugar O-acetyltransferase: MSDPKYSTFERMSSGQWYLPGSEELEAIHTHTRKRLREFNALGNLDLDRAEALLGEILADGSAVPEWWAPTQVEYGRNTTFGEGCFVNVNMVILDCAPVTVGARTMFGPNCELITVGHPVNDLQMRRDGWEQARPITIGEDCWFGSRVSVMPGVRVGDRCVVGAGAVITKDVPDDSLVMGVPGRVVRTLNQEGDALEREELDV; encoded by the coding sequence ATGTCTGATCCTAAGTACTCCACCTTTGAACGCATGAGCTCCGGGCAGTGGTATCTGCCCGGCTCCGAGGAGTTGGAGGCGATCCACACGCATACCCGGAAGCGGCTGCGGGAGTTCAACGCGCTGGGCAACCTCGACCTGGACCGCGCGGAGGCCCTATTGGGCGAGATCCTCGCCGACGGCTCCGCCGTGCCGGAGTGGTGGGCGCCGACGCAGGTGGAATACGGGCGCAACACCACCTTCGGCGAGGGGTGTTTCGTCAACGTCAACATGGTCATCCTCGACTGCGCGCCCGTCACCGTCGGCGCGCGGACCATGTTCGGCCCGAACTGCGAGCTGATCACCGTCGGGCACCCGGTCAACGACCTGCAGATGCGCCGCGACGGCTGGGAGCAGGCTCGTCCGATCACGATCGGCGAGGACTGCTGGTTCGGCTCGCGCGTCTCCGTCATGCCGGGCGTGCGCGTCGGCGATCGCTGCGTGGTGGGCGCCGGCGCAGTGATCACGAAAGACGTCCCCGACGACTCCCTGGTCATGGGCGTACCCGGCCGGGTCGTGCGCACCCTCAACCAGGAAGGCGACGCGCTGGAGCGCGAGGAACTCGATGTTTAA
- a CDS encoding alpha-ketoglutarate-dependent dioxygenase AlkB family protein, whose protein sequence is MLFDDLPRPAVRVTDGVAHLPGWLPPPRQRDLVERAREIARLVAGTPVAMHRPTVGSGQMSVWMMTLGRFWRTRPYGYVAEVDGTAVPPIPGPWQELAQAAVRAAADVDETLRPWAENFRAEVALVNYYPPGARMGMHVDADEASAAPVVSLSVGDEALFRIGGTQHRNRPWDDIALLSGDLVVFGGPKRRAYHGVPAVRAGTLPDGCGLHEGRLNVTLRQLAD, encoded by the coding sequence ATGCTTTTCGACGACCTGCCGCGCCCGGCCGTCCGCGTCACCGACGGGGTGGCGCATCTGCCGGGCTGGCTGCCGCCGCCCCGACAACGCGACCTGGTCGAGCGCGCCCGGGAGATCGCCCGCTTAGTGGCCGGCACCCCGGTCGCCATGCACCGACCCACAGTCGGCTCCGGGCAGATGAGCGTGTGGATGATGACGCTGGGCCGATTCTGGCGCACCCGCCCCTACGGCTACGTCGCCGAGGTCGACGGCACCGCCGTGCCACCCATCCCGGGGCCGTGGCAGGAACTGGCCCAAGCCGCGGTGCGCGCCGCCGCCGACGTCGACGAGACCCTACGCCCCTGGGCCGAGAACTTCCGCGCCGAGGTCGCCTTGGTCAACTACTACCCGCCCGGGGCGCGCATGGGCATGCACGTCGACGCCGACGAAGCCTCCGCCGCGCCCGTGGTCAGCCTGTCCGTCGGCGACGAGGCACTCTTTCGCATCGGCGGCACCCAGCACCGAAATCGCCCCTGGGACGACATCGCCCTGCTCAGCGGCGACCTCGTCGTCTTCGGCGGCCCCAAACGCCGCGCCTATCACGGGGTGCCGGCCGTGCGCGCCGGGACGCTGCCGGACGGCTGCGGGCTGCACGAGGGTCGCCTGAATGTCACGCTGCGCCAGCTGGCGGACTGA
- a CDS encoding VOC family protein, giving the protein MPAFEAIGGMPYWIDLSSSDPRKSSYFYSKLLGWEISQDRDDSAYRIARKDGLPVAGIIPQSGAMPDTWVTYFLADDIEADRAQAETSGGRALGEPTEVQLGTMAVLADATGGLFGLIEPAGEDSFVAAGEPGTAVWHELTATTDFSGAIDFYNALFDWEIVALGNDDYGYATAMQDGAAFAGLRDAQGHFPPQVPSFWQSFLGVADVDYAARRAVELGGEVIREPFDSEFGRLTIIADSTGATVTLCEVEEPVDEAQLNESDDILGL; this is encoded by the coding sequence ATGCCCGCATTCGAAGCCATCGGTGGCATGCCGTACTGGATCGACCTGTCCAGCTCCGACCCGCGTAAATCCTCCTACTTCTACTCCAAGCTCCTGGGCTGGGAGATCAGCCAGGACCGTGACGACTCCGCCTACCGCATTGCCCGCAAAGACGGCCTCCCGGTCGCCGGCATCATCCCGCAGTCCGGCGCCATGCCCGATACCTGGGTGACCTACTTCCTCGCCGACGACATCGAGGCCGACCGCGCCCAGGCCGAAACCAGCGGCGGGCGCGCCCTGGGCGAGCCCACCGAAGTACAGCTGGGCACGATGGCCGTGCTCGCCGACGCCACCGGCGGACTCTTCGGCCTGATCGAACCCGCCGGCGAAGACTCCTTCGTCGCCGCCGGCGAACCCGGCACCGCCGTCTGGCACGAACTCACCGCCACCACCGACTTCTCCGGCGCCATCGACTTCTACAACGCCCTGTTCGACTGGGAGATCGTCGCCTTGGGCAACGACGACTACGGGTATGCCACCGCCATGCAAGACGGTGCCGCCTTCGCCGGCCTGCGCGACGCTCAAGGCCACTTCCCGCCCCAGGTCCCCAGCTTCTGGCAATCCTTCCTGGGTGTGGCCGACGTCGACTACGCGGCGCGCCGGGCAGTGGAGCTGGGCGGGGAAGTCATCCGCGAGCCCTTCGATTCGGAGTTCGGCCGACTGACCATCATCGCCGATTCCACCGGCGCCACGGTCACCCTCTGCGAAGTCGAGGAACCCGTCGACGAGGCGCAGCTCAACGAGTCGGACGACATCCTGGGGCTGTAG
- a CDS encoding RNA-binding S4 domain-containing protein, with protein sequence MPTQVSISDDSIKLGQFLKLASLVDSGGHAKEAIADGRVTVNDETDTRRGRTLYDGDVVCVDDACAQVVTDAVEEFFDEATADDDFDPEKWRNL encoded by the coding sequence ATGCCCACACAGGTGTCGATTAGCGACGATTCCATCAAGCTCGGCCAATTCCTCAAACTGGCCAGCCTCGTAGACTCCGGCGGCCACGCGAAAGAAGCCATCGCCGACGGCCGAGTGACCGTCAACGATGAGACCGACACCCGCCGCGGCCGCACCTTGTACGACGGCGACGTCGTCTGCGTGGACGACGCCTGCGCCCAGGTCGTCACGGACGCCGTCGAAGAATTCTTCGACGAGGCCACCGCCGACGACGACTTCGACCCCGAAAAGTGGAGGAACCTGTAG
- a CDS encoding AbrB family transcriptional regulator gives MTMTTAVRWLIVVPVSLGLGWIMSYFHVPAAWILAAIIGAGAMALLTREELEVNRHFYQFSRGIIGILAAVPLVGVPLGDLIRLLPPGLAVAAVSIAVTFVAGWALARSRPEIDQATGVMSMLAGGASMMPAIAQDVGADVRYVSLTQYLRLLTVSATLPLVAGLLTSPAGAGAAAAGQEQDSWWMIGAVILVALLGDPIARLLRIPVPSVFGPLLLTVAISLLLPEGYTMAPPAALQILSFLAIGWVCGGMLSVPTLKVFSRQLPMTFMFIFLMMGACALVAWPLTAWLDITYFEAYLATSPGALETVLALGAEGGAGPEVIAIQLVRMVMVLLVAGWLPQILRLFTRRGDDR, from the coding sequence ATGACAATGACAACCGCAGTGCGCTGGCTGATCGTGGTGCCCGTGTCCCTCGGGCTGGGCTGGATCATGTCCTACTTCCACGTCCCCGCCGCCTGGATCCTGGCGGCGATCATCGGCGCCGGAGCCATGGCCTTATTGACGCGGGAAGAGCTGGAGGTCAACCGGCACTTCTACCAGTTCAGCCGCGGCATCATCGGCATCCTCGCCGCCGTGCCCTTAGTCGGCGTCCCGCTCGGCGATCTCATCCGCCTGCTGCCGCCCGGCCTGGCCGTCGCCGCCGTATCCATCGCCGTCACCTTCGTCGCGGGGTGGGCGCTGGCGCGCTCCCGACCGGAGATCGACCAGGCCACCGGCGTCATGTCGATGCTGGCCGGCGGGGCCTCGATGATGCCCGCCATCGCCCAAGACGTCGGCGCTGACGTCCGCTACGTCTCGCTGACGCAGTACCTGCGGCTGCTCACCGTCTCCGCGACGCTGCCGTTGGTCGCCGGACTCCTGACCTCCCCCGCCGGCGCCGGTGCGGCCGCCGCCGGCCAGGAACAGGACAGCTGGTGGATGATCGGCGCCGTCATCCTGGTGGCCCTGCTCGGCGACCCCATCGCCCGACTGCTGCGCATCCCGGTGCCCAGTGTCTTCGGCCCCCTGCTGCTCACGGTGGCCATCTCCCTGCTGCTGCCGGAGGGCTACACCATGGCCCCGCCCGCGGCACTGCAGATCCTGTCGTTCCTCGCCATCGGCTGGGTGTGCGGCGGCATGCTGTCGGTGCCCACCCTGAAGGTCTTTTCCCGGCAGTTGCCGATGACGTTCATGTTCATCTTCCTGATGATGGGCGCCTGCGCCTTGGTGGCCTGGCCACTGACCGCGTGGCTGGACATCACCTACTTCGAGGCGTACCTGGCCACCAGTCCGGGCGCGCTGGAGACGGTGTTGGCCCTGGGCGCCGAAGGCGGCGCCGGGCCGGAGGTCATCGCCATCCAGCTGGTGCGGATGGTGATGGTGTTGCTGGTCGCCGGGTGGCTGCCGCAGATCCTGCGGTTATTCACCCGCCGGGGAGATGACCGCTGA